A window of Streptomyces sp. NBC_01142 genomic DNA:
GAGGACGGCCGTGACACCCGCGATGACCGACCTCCACTCGTCGCGCCGCACGTTCTTGCATTCCGTCCCGACGACGAGGCCCAGTTCCGCTTCCGCGGTCACCCGCTTGCTCTGCGACGGAAGCTCGATCACCCCGCCGTTTCCGATGAGGCAGTTGGCCGGCCGCAGATACGAGCCGGGCCCGGACGAGGGCTGCTGTGCGCTCAGGTCCTGGGAGTGCCCCTTGTAGTTGAGGCCGGCCCCCCAGATGTCGCCGGCGTCGATGATGGTCGCGGCCTCCTCCAGGCGGACGTCGGCCGGCTCGGCGTCCGGCCGGGACTCGAGCAGCCCGGCGAGCTCGCTCCTGCGGGACGCGTCCAGCAGGTCGGCCAGGCGGTGCGGGGCTTTGTAGCCTTCGATGCCGGACAGTGAAATCCAGCCGCCGCGGTGGCTCGCCAGAATCTGGTGCCCGTCTTCGGTGTTGAACCGTGCCAGTCGCACTTTGTTGCTCCCTATTCGCGTGGTTTGAAGGGGTCAGGCCACGGCCGTGCGCTGGGAAATTCGCTGAGCCGCGGCACGGATGTCGTTCTTGCCCGCGCTCCGCGGGGCCAGCTCGACGGCGGCCTCCATCAAGGAAGCCGGGTCGACGATGAGCTCGGAGCACAACTGCTCGATGAGCGGGAAGAATCCGGAGTGCATGCCGATCACGCCGCCGAGCACCTGCATGTTCCGGTCTTCGGGCAGGAGGTCCAGGCTGGTCCGGCAGAAGTGCGCGAGCCTGGCCAGCTGCTTGTAGTCGAACCGATCTTCACCGAGAGTGCTGATGATCCCGGCCAGCGACTCGGTCTCCGCGTTGCCGGCGCCGCGGCCTATTCCGTCGAGCGTTCCGTCGACGATCGCGGCGCCCGCCTCGATCGCGGCGATGCTGTTCGCGTTTGCCATGCCCAGGTTGTCATGGCCGTGGAATCCGATGACGGAGAAGCTCTCCTTCGCGACGGCCACGTAGCGGTGGACGTCGCTGGGAAGCATGGAGCCGTACGAGTCCACCACGTACACACCGGCGATGGCGGGAGTGACGCCACTCAGCAGGCCGGGAATCTCCTCAGCGGGCGTGCCGCTCGTCTTCATCAGGTTGAGGTAGACCTCGCCACAGATCTCGGTGGCGCGCTCGATGTACTCGAGGTGGTCCGGGACCCGCTCGGGCTCCATGCCGATGCGGACGAACGACATTCCCTCGTCACAAAGTTCGCGGAGCGTGGAGAGCCGGCTGAACTCTGGCTGCGCGAACATGCCCCACGAGGTGGCCGTCAGCTCCTCCCGCGCGATCGCGCACCAGCGCGCGAGATCGATGTTGCAGGCCTTGATGCCGGACCGCTCCGCCTCGAAGCCGAGGCCGTGTCCGATCTCGACCTTGCCGATCGGCGTCTCATTGAGCCGGCCGAGGAGCTCACCGACGAACTTCTCGTCGAGCTGGAAGTCGACTGCGTAG
This region includes:
- a CDS encoding fumarylacetoacetate hydrolase family protein, with the protein product MRLARFNTEDGHQILASHRGGWISLSGIEGYKAPHRLADLLDASRRSELAGLLESRPDAEPADVRLEEAATIIDAGDIWGAGLNYKGHSQDLSAQQPSSGPGSYLRPANCLIGNGGVIELPSQSKRVTAEAELGLVVGTECKNVRRDEWRSVIAGVTAVLDMTAEDVIRENPRYIPWAKGFDTFCSVGPQLVTLDEFEDADLQSIRVSTVRNGEVVASAQVSDMKYDLGYLVEYFTAGRTLVPGTVICTGTPGAAVINSGDSITSVVEGIGTLSHSVKG